The DNA region AAACCGTCATGGTTCTACTGGAAGTGTAGATTTGGGCTTCGATAGAGAATACACTCTGTTTAGGTCTTTGGATTTCAGCCAAGAAAACTGATATGCTCTCAGAGATTTTTGCGGGTATCGGTGAATACAGCCTCTTTGTAGGAAAGAGCTTGCTGAGCATCAAGTCCTTGCCTCGCCGTAGGCTGGAATTTCTAATCCAGTTTAAGCGTATTGGCTACGACTCGCTGTTTCTAATTATGCTAACGGCTGCATTTACCGGATTGGTGACTGCTCTTCAGGCGGTATATCAATCCAAAGGTTATATTCCGCTAAATCTATTGAGCGTCTTAATCGGCAAATCTACTATGGTAGAGCTTGCTCCCGTGCTCACGGGCTTGGTACTAACGGGCAAGATAGGGGCAGCAATGGCAGCAGAGATCGGCTCCATGAAGGTTAGCGAGCAAATTGACGCTTTACACAGCATGAATATTAAACCCCACGAATTCTTATATATGCCTCGCATTTTAGCCGGCGTAATTGCCTTTCCTCTCATTACCATCTTTGCCAATGCAATTAGCATATTTTGCGCATGGTATTTTGCCAGCATCCGATATGGTTTGCATTATCATACCTTTTTTACCAACATGCGAGCATACTTCGAGCCTTTTGATTTGTGGAGTGGCTTAGTAAAATCCGTCGTGTTTGGCTTTATCATCACATCTTTGGCATGCTATTTTGGCGATCGTAGTTACGGTGGAGCTGAGGGTGTTGGCAGATCCACTACTCAAACTGTTGTGTACAGCTCCGTCGCCATACTAATTATGGATTTTATTGTAGCTTGGATTCTGTTTGGATCGATGTAATGACTTGGCTCTTAATTGTTTTACTTTTCTTACAAGTGTCTTGCAGCTCTCAAGAAGATCATACTTTAAATAGCCAAAAATCTGGTGACCGTGAGATACAATTATATGCATGTGAAGATTTCCGCAGCAGTGGGTTTGAATCTGTTATTGTTCCAACATTTGAAAAGGAGTATCGATGCAGAGTCCTCACCAAGCTGTTTCCGGACCCATCGGCAATGATTTCTGCAGTTAAAACAAATCCGGATAGTGTGGATGTAGTTGTGGGGCTTCCATCTGTATTTAGTGCTTCCGATTCTTTGGGATCGCTATTTTCTGCCTACGAACCCAAAGCTGTGGAAGATCTGAACCGAGCTTGTGTACAGAATAACAACTATCGTTTGATCCCTTACGGTTTTTCATATTTAGGTTTGCTCTACGATAGCTCTGTGTTGCAAGAAGTTCCCAGATCTTTAGGGGAATTACAAGATGAGCGGTATTTAAACCAAATATCCTTGATTGATCCCGCTCATAGTGGTTCTGGCAGAGCTATGTTACATTGGGTTATTGCATTGTTTGGAGATGGCGGTTTCGAGCAAATGTTAAGAACCATCAGAAAGAATGTGCATCGCAGTTATAGCAGTCAAAGCGAAGCCCTGGCTTCGTTAAAGAGCAAAGAAAGCACTCTTATGCCAGGATTAATTACTCTTGCCGCCCAAAATAAGGAACTGGAAAATGAAGCTGCCACAATAGATTTTGTTCTATTCAACGAAGGCAGTTTTCAATATTCAGAATGCGTAGGCATTATAGCGCAAACTAACCAACTAGAACTAGCCGGAGCTTTTGTAGATTTTCTTCTTAGCGATGCCTCTCAAAAAATGGTTGCATACAAGCTGGGCTTATTCCCCGCTAACCGGAAAACCCTACTCCCACCCAGTTTTAGCAGGGTTCCACTTTTACCCTGGCTGGTAACATTGAGCTTAAACAACGAACAGATATATGAAAAAACTCCCCAATGGCTGGAAACGTGGAATCGCATATTTACTCTCTATTAAGGATGGCAATTGCAATAATTAGTATAAATGATGGCTCTTCATTGCCTAGCTTTGCGATAACAATTGCGTTTCGAAGAGCAGCCCTACTTTGATGGAAGCTCATAATCCATCTGGGGAATGAATTTGTATGACTATTAGAAGCAAAAGCCTTGACGAATTTATAAATGGCATAAATTCTCACTTTGAATAAGGAGTAATTTTATGAAAACAGATACAATAATCATAAATGCCCGTCAAATTGCTACATTGGCAAGTGGAGGCAAAGCTAAATATGGCGCTCAAATGGATGATGCGAACATAATCGAAAACGCCGGTATAGCCATTAAAGATGGGATTATCATCGATCTGGGTTGCAGTAAAGTAATTGAAGATAAATACGATTGGGAAGAAGCAATTGATGCTTCCGGAAAGATTCTTACTCCCGGCTTCGTAGATAGCCACAGCCATCCTGTTTTTGTTCATACTCGTGAAAACGAATTTGCCGCACGTTTGGCTGGGAAGACTTATGTAGAAATCGCTCTTGCCGGTGGTGGAATACGCAGCAGTATCGATTCAGTTAGAAATGCTACGGAAGAAGAGTTAGTAGAACATTCTTTGCCCCGCATTCAACGTATGATAGCTTTGGGAACTACCACTTTAGAAGCAAAAAGCGGATATGGCTTAAGCACGGAAAGCGAATTGAAGCAACTGCGGGCAATTGAACGTCTTAACCAGATTCTCCCCATTGATTTGGTGCCTACGTTTATGGGGGCGCACGAGTATCCTACAGAATATAGGACCGATCATCAAAGCTATATAAATATTCTCTGCAACGAGATGCTACCCGCAGTGAAAGAGCAGGGAATTGCCGAATTCTGTGATATTTTTACTGAAGCACATGTTTTTGGAATAGAAGAATCTCGCAGAATATTGAATGAGGCAAAAAGGCTTGGTTTTAAACTCAAGATGCATGCCGATGAAATTGAAGCGATTGGGGGAGCAGAATTGGCGGCAAAGATGGCATGTGTTTCGGCTGACCATCTAGGGGCATGCTCCGATGCCGGAATTTTAGCGATGAAGACTGCACATGTGATACCAGTTCTTTTACCGGCAACACTATTTTCTTTGCAAGCAAAAACGTACGCCCGAGCTCGCAACATGATTGAACAGGGGCTCCCGGTAGCCATTGCTACAGACTACAACCCCGGTAGCTGC from Candidatus Cloacimonadota bacterium includes:
- a CDS encoding thiamine ABC transporter substrate-binding protein, whose amino-acid sequence is MTWLLIVLLFLQVSCSSQEDHTLNSQKSGDREIQLYACEDFRSSGFESVIVPTFEKEYRCRVLTKLFPDPSAMISAVKTNPDSVDVVVGLPSVFSASDSLGSLFSAYEPKAVEDLNRACVQNNNYRLIPYGFSYLGLLYDSSVLQEVPRSLGELQDERYLNQISLIDPAHSGSGRAMLHWVIALFGDGGFEQMLRTIRKNVHRSYSSQSEALASLKSKESTLMPGLITLAAQNKELENEAATIDFVLFNEGSFQYSECVGIIAQTNQLELAGAFVDFLLSDASQKMVAYKLGLFPANRKTLLPPSFSRVPLLPWLVTLSLNNEQIYEKTPQWLETWNRIFTLY
- a CDS encoding ABC transporter permease, which translates into the protein MLSEIFAGIGEYSLFVGKSLLSIKSLPRRRLEFLIQFKRIGYDSLFLIMLTAAFTGLVTALQAVYQSKGYIPLNLLSVLIGKSTMVELAPVLTGLVLTGKIGAAMAAEIGSMKVSEQIDALHSMNIKPHEFLYMPRILAGVIAFPLITIFANAISIFCAWYFASIRYGLHYHTFFTNMRAYFEPFDLWSGLVKSVVFGFIITSLACYFGDRSYGGAEGVGRSTTQTVVYSSVAILIMDFIVAWILFGSM
- the hutI gene encoding imidazolonepropionase, which produces MKTDTIIINARQIATLASGGKAKYGAQMDDANIIENAGIAIKDGIIIDLGCSKVIEDKYDWEEAIDASGKILTPGFVDSHSHPVFVHTRENEFAARLAGKTYVEIALAGGGIRSSIDSVRNATEEELVEHSLPRIQRMIALGTTTLEAKSGYGLSTESELKQLRAIERLNQILPIDLVPTFMGAHEYPTEYRTDHQSYINILCNEMLPAVKEQGIAEFCDIFTEAHVFGIEESRRILNEAKRLGFKLKMHADEIEAIGGAELAAKMACVSADHLGACSDAGILAMKTAHVIPVLLPATLFSLQAKTYARARNMIEQGLPVAIATDYNPGSCNCDSMSLTMSLACLQMGMSPIEALSAATINAACAINREQSIGSLEVGKLADIIIWDIPNLNFIPYHLGSSYISKVLKKGKTVYSAPHYGIK